Proteins from a genomic interval of Streptomyces sp. NBC_01445:
- a CDS encoding HhH-GPD-type base excision DNA repair protein — translation MDATLHLAQEPDADALLGRSPLAALVGMLLDQQVPMEWAFAGPHTIAQRLGADDLDAHEIASYNPEAFAELLSTKPAVHRYPGSMAKRIQQLCQYLVEHYDGDASAVWDGVKDGKELLKRLNDLPGFGTQKAQIFLALLGKQLGVRPKGWREAAGAYGEAKSFRSVADITGPESLTKVRAHKQEMKAAAKAAKAAGK, via the coding sequence ATGGACGCCACTCTTCACCTCGCCCAGGAGCCGGACGCCGACGCACTCCTCGGCCGCAGCCCCCTGGCCGCGCTCGTCGGCATGCTGCTCGACCAGCAGGTACCGATGGAGTGGGCGTTCGCGGGCCCGCACACGATCGCCCAGCGCCTGGGCGCCGACGATCTCGACGCGCACGAGATCGCCTCATACAACCCCGAGGCCTTTGCCGAGCTGCTGTCCACCAAGCCGGCCGTGCACCGCTACCCCGGCTCGATGGCCAAGCGGATCCAGCAGCTGTGCCAGTACCTCGTCGAGCACTACGACGGGGACGCGAGCGCCGTCTGGGACGGCGTCAAGGACGGCAAGGAACTGCTCAAGCGCCTCAACGACCTGCCCGGCTTCGGCACGCAGAAGGCCCAGATCTTCCTGGCCCTGCTCGGCAAGCAGCTCGGGGTGCGCCCCAAGGGCTGGCGCGAGGCCGCGGGTGCGTACGGCGAGGCGAAGTCCTTCCGGTCGGTCGCCGACATCACGGGACCCGAGTCGCTCACGAAGGTGCGGGCGCACAAGCAGGAGATGAAGGCGGCGGCGAAGGCGGCCAAGGC